Sequence from the Phragmites australis chromosome 6, lpPhrAust1.1, whole genome shotgun sequence genome:
attcccagggtcattctcttcaggacgggattctctctcctttcctttcgcgattcccctcgagtggaagctgttggagatgagagaaaataaaggaaatgagaACAGGGAAGAGAATcgggaagagaacgaaatgaagagaatatggttggagatggtctaactgAGACTGAACTATATTTCAGATTTTGAACAACTAGCCCACTGATACAGCAGAAGGGACTCCTCAATGCTTTTTCACGATTCAGCTCGGGAGAGTATGAATCCAAAGTTCAGGCAATGGAAAGCATAACAGAACAGAAACACGATTAATAATTGTTCAACAAATGAGCTTTGGATTAATAATTGTTCAACAAATGgacatttaaaaaaaacaccTAGTGCAATGCCACATGCCACTTTTTTGTATTAATAATTTAATATAGAAAAAGTTGTATAATGAAGATAGACAAATGCACACACCACATGCAAACAAAACACACAGCGAGTTCGTTCCATTAACACAAGCCCAACCGTCGCAGGCCATCGGTACTCTGACCGGAACCGGATGACGTTGCTCTAGGTATGTCAGAGGGCAGTCCAGTGCCTATCGGCACCTATCGGCCGTCCATCCGTCCCGCGCAGAGGATCCAACGTCAAGCTCCCTGCCTTAGCTTGTGTTTCCAAACCTAGTTGCCACACAAGTCTATCGAAGCATCAGCAGCCACGCTAAACCTGATATGATGGGAAATAATTTTAGCTCTGAGAAGGACGGCGCTAATGATGTTGATGGAAAGGACGTGAAGCACCCATGAATCATGATCAAAGGGGAGGATGGCTTGCTTGGTGTGTGGCAGAATTGATTCTACTTAGTTATCAGTGAATCCGGGTCAAGAAAACAAGAATTAATCGTTTGACCAAACAACATGTTGCTAGTTCTAGGCTGGCATTGCAATTTGTCTTTGCAGCTGTACTCTTTATTATGCCCTCTCATACCAGTTGACGTTTGACTAAATGAACTTGTCTTGTTGTACGTGTGATTTACTATGCAGTGACCTGTGTAATGGTTCCCGGACAAGGTCGTCCTGCCTGAAATGTGCTAAGCAAGAGCCCACCGCTCGCTCTGCCACGGGCGCAGGCTCACCAGTCTTTGGGCTGTAGGCCACATGGGCTTCTCCCGCCGGAGCAGATGGACGACCTCGTCGCCAAGATCCGGCCGTGTTGCAATGCGTCGCAGCAATCGACCGCAGCGTGCGCAGCTCGCACGCAGTACGTGCCGTGCAGACTAGGCGATCTCAGCTCTCACACGACGGCGTCACCCCCAACCCGCACCGCCGCACGGCGAGATGTCAACACAGCTCAGGACACCCCTCGTGCGGTTCCGGACTACAAGAGTCATGCTCACATGTGCAGTTACGGGCAAAGAACCTGAGCTAATACTACCTTCGATCTTTTTTACTTGTTATTTAAGATATCGATACGATCTTTAATAAGTacatttaattattatttttaataattaatttttagtaaaaattgataaaaattaaatgatgttaaaatattttttatgtaaatttattaCTATCATTTTTACATATTAAATCATAataattttgtgtatattagtagTTAAAATTTCTAAAGTTTGACTGTATATATTCTAAAACGATATCTATTTCGAAATGAAGGTAGTATATTGATATTGTAATTTGCCTTTTCAGGTGTATTATTTGTTACGCCTTCTCATACCAGTTGACGTTTAATTGAATGAACTTGTCTGGTTGACCCCATTGCCATTAATGGTTTCCGGCCATGGTCGTCTGCCTGCATTTTTCTCTCTCATCTGCACTAGCTACCGGTAACATATTATTGGTTCTTCGGGAGGCATCTGCCATCTGGGTGCGATGATAAATTGCCAATGAGGCAATGACAAAGCCGTGATTAGCTGCAAGGACGGAGCACTAACAAGGGCGCGTGCAGTGGCATATCCACGTAATGAATTTGGTCCATGTAATGCTGAATTCAAGCGTTGGATTCGAAAACAAGTGGCTGATATCAAACTCCATGCAATGAATTTGGTCCATTTTAATTCATAAGAAATTCTGTCATAGGGAAGTGTGATGCCAGGTAAGACACCTTCCTCGCAGGAGCTCACGTACAAAATTCTGTATGTGTTAAAATAACATTCTGTTTAAGACTAGTCATAGGCCTTGAAAgctctcaaattcaaaagcaCGAAGTACCCAAACTATCCTTTCAGTTTACTTCACCTGATCCAAACAGGAGACACTGTCAGAAAGGGGATCGATCACTCTAAGACTTGGCATAGATATTGAGACGCGATTAATGCAGACTTACCACATTCTGGCATCTTGCAATCACCTCCCGAGTTGGCACAAGCTTAACATTTCACCAATTTCAACTCCAGCTTGTTTCACATAGGAGGTTTGCCTCCTATTCTTCATTGAATTTGTCATTGTAATACAACTCTGCAAAAGGATCAGATTGTTAGTTTAGTAACCCTACACACGATATAATGTACATAAGCATGAAAGTGAATGGCGTACTTATGCATCCGGTCCCATCAACCTGCACGCTGCACCTATAGTTTATTGTAGTTACATATTTATCGCCAAGTTTTTGCATCTCCAAAAGAAATTATGAGTTCCAGAATCAGCATTCTAGCTATCTAATTCTTGTCCCACCTAGTCAGGAAAGGGAAAGATTAGGCTGTTTAGCATGGATAGTACTTATGACCCAAATCAATGATGGCTGTAAGATTCTTTAAGAAAGGTACAAAACGAGGCACAGATACAAGCATGGCGGTTGAGCTCGATTGCTCTATTTCTCCTATTTTCTGCAAGGTACAGACCTGCCCCGATTAACTGATATAATAACATACTTGTTAACAAATAGCAGGTAGTCCCTCCCTCTTCCTACCAAGATGGATTTGAAAGAGGTTGCAGGATGCTCTCTTTCCAAGTGCGACATTCTGTGGAATGGGATGTTCACTGTTGTATTTAAAGTTCaattaaaaaaacatgtttTATTTCTGAAATATATCTTCAGAGTCCTAGTTCACTGAATTCTCAGGGATACTGTCTACCTAACAGAGATATTACATGGGAAAGAACTAAGACCTCCAGAAATTTGAACCAAGGGATCCAAGTGTACAAAGTACAAAGACATTCGTGCACGACATGATACTATGATAAGTTCTATGCAGTGATGCAGGTTATGCCTACCTTTGCAATTGTCTGGTCTTTCAGGTAGTTGTACTTCCCCAGTTAGTTTCTGAAAGCACACTACAGCCTAAGGTTCATAAAATATGGAAGAATGGAGAAGGCATGACTTGCATTTCCCAACTTCCTATGGCATGAATAACAGCAAAGATGCCAAGTTCAAAGAGTGTGAGTTTTCCGTCTTTCTCATGGCTGTTCATAATGATAATGATATGATATTCCTTCACTTTGACCTCTTCTTGGATTGTTCAGGAGAAACTTTTAGAAAATGATTGGTGTTGGTATTGACATATTATGTTATCTGTTCATCAATTTTACATGAGAAGCAAATTTTGCACTAGTGCCTTCACATGCCAAATACATTTTGCTTCTTACCATGATCTTCTATATATATTATTGGTAGTGCACTCAGACACATTCTCAAGTATGGTTTTGAGCTTCTAGCCTACTAGTTTCTGAACTGCTTTTCCTCTGCCTGATCTATCAAAAGAATCTTGGTATTGTTCTCTTCTCACCTCGCCTCTTCCAGTTTTTAGTGCTACTGGCCAGGTGCAAATGCTAAATTAAATCTGTTTAGCTTTCATTATGAGAACTGACTTTGAGCTTCAAAACACCACCTTCTCAACTTTTGGACTTGCGGTGCTTTGTTTAGAAGATGGGATCATGGAACTATAGAAGGGTAAAGGGCATTTTGGTCATTGTCTATATCATACTAGTCTGTAGTATGCTGATTAATTGTTGAGCTTGGTAGTTGAAGCACAAACTAGCAAGATTCATATTTTTAGGACTTGGGAGCCAATAAAGATGCAGGGGAGTTTGTTGGGTCTTAAGGAAGCAAAAAGGCTTCCGGTCTCATCCAATGTGCTAATAAAACTTCTCCACacggaaaagagagagaaacagatTGCCTAGCTTGAACCCTACGTATTCTCTTCCTCTTGAACAATCAAACCAACCAGGCCAGCTGCAATCTTCTCTGTCTAATCAATTCTATCCCTGTTTCATTCAGGTTGAGTCGTCTTTTCTCTAAATATGTGTTCCAGCTAACTATTTTGTCTATTTCAGATCCAAATTAGTTCACTTCTAACATGCTACTGCTGTATTTGTTAATCAGTTTCatctcttgcatttgcttctttCTAAAAGTTTTACTACTCTAGATACTTATGTGGTGCTCATTAGTTCCTaaatgttgtatttttttttagatcttGAGTGAAGGAAACAGAGGCCAAAATGATTGCTGGGGGAGGCTATTTTGATGGTTCCCATGATCCTATTCTCATGGCAGGATCGATGATTCATGATTCTTCCCAATCTTCCATCTATGACAATACAAATGCTGAACAGCAAAACTTCAGAGTCACCAACTTTTCCATGGAAGATCTCTCCAATCCAGCCAATCTTAGCTCCGAGCCTGCAAGGGCAATCAACCATTTTCAACACCAGCTTGGGATTGACATAGAGCAGGACCACAGTGGCCACATCATACAAGAAGTGCCCCCAGTAGAAACTGCAAATTTGGTTCCTGCCAATTACGGTGTCCAAGATCATATCCTCAGCCACCAGATAGGAGAAGGTCCGCATAACATAACTGTGGAACAACAGATCCTGGACTACAATGCTGTATCATATCCAAATGGGGCTTACGCAGCTGCACATGATCTTCTAAATGTTCTACAGATCCAAAGGTGCAGTTTGACTCCTGAATTTCCTTCAACAGAACATATCTTTGGTGATCCAGCACATACCACTGTCAATCATTTGGATATGAACAATGACCTTCCAGGAGTAGAAATTTATGAAAGTTCAATGATGTTCAGCGATTCAACTCTACAGTTAGGTTATAATGCTACTCAATCTCATCTGTTGAAGGATCTCTATCATTCACTGCCACaaaattatgggttgtttacAAGTGATGATGAGAGAGATGGAATGATCGGGGTACCAGGGGTCTCGGGAAATATTTTCCATGAGATAGATGGGAGGCAGTTCGAAAGTCCCATACTGGGAAGCAGAAGACAGAAAGGTGGGTTTGGCAAGGGCAAGGGAAAAGCTAACTTTGCAActgaaagagagaggagggagcagCTAAATGTGAAGTATGGGGCTTTAAGATCACTGTTCCCAAACCCTACTAAGGTTTGTCTAACTTATCTTTCCGCGTACAAATATATGTTTCTCACATTGCAGATAACTCAATTCACACGATCACATGGATTTTCTAGAATATTTACTAAGTTTCATTGGTATCAGGATATGATGGAATTCCTGCATATATCcatccagttttttttttccctagaaaaaagcaaaacaaacaTGTATGGTAAAAAAGAATTATGAAAGATGTTTTCATTGTTAGCGAATCCTCTGTGAGCCCACCTGACATAGGTTTTTCAAGAAATAAAAGTAAACTGGTATTAGTTCTTCAAGCATGTGGAGGTAGGTGCATCATTTACTTTATTTGAGGTGATTATTCAAGTGTTTTGTGTGTATGTAGTCGACAGATTGATGTAAATAGATCTTTAGTATCAACATCCAACAAAATAGAATGTAATTCTTCAGTTTGCACAACATATGAGCATTTCCATTACAGAAACTTAAGATAATTATGATCAGCATAACAAAATATGCTatgaattgttgcaaaattaTTCTCCAGAATGACAGGGCCTCTATAGTTGGAGATGCCATTGAATACATCAATGAGCTTAATAGAACAGTGAAAGAACTGAAAATCCTAGTGGAAAAGAAGAACAGCACTGATAGGAGGAAGATGATTAAGTTGGATGATGAGGCAGCTGATGATGGGGAAAGCTCTTCAATGCAGCCAGTGAGGGATGACCAAAACAATCAGATGAATGGGGCTATAAGGAGCTCCTGGGTTCAAAGGAGGTCCAAGGAGTGCGACGTTGATGTCCGTATAGTTGATGATGAAATAAACATCAAGTTCACTGAGAAGAAGAGGGCCAATTCTTTGGTTTGTGCTGCAAAGGTTCTAGAGGAGTTCCATCTTGAGCTCATCCATGTTGTTGGGGGAATTATAGGAGATCACCATATATTCATGTTCAATACAAAGGTAAATATCAAATTTCCTACTAAAAGTAGGTTCCTGATCCTTTTCCCTGTGTCTATAGCAGTAGCGTTAATTATAATACTCCACAGATACCTAAGGGCTCCTCGGTGTACGCATGTGCGGTGGCTAAGAAGCTCCTCGAAGCTGTGGAGATGAAACATCAGGCTCTTAATATCTTCAACTAGATGTATCCATCATAATGATTATTCAGACAACGTACCATGCTGGTTTATTCTTTAGCATCTAATAAGGTGCTGACTTATCAGAGAAGGACCGCAGGACCTGAAAACAACATTCTTTTTAATGTCCACTATCAGAATTTCTTGACAACTAGTTCATGTTTAACTTCTTGCCTTCTTTTTCTATACGCTTAAAACAGTCTTGCTGGAACAGTGTGGTGCTTCTGATTCAGCATTTGCTGGCACTATCACTCACTACTTTATTCCATTGCATTCATATTCAGAATATGCGTAGTAGATCGATTTCGCTCCTCAACTTACATATGTCTGGCTTAGGTTTAGTGGATTCATTTGTTACCAGGAAATACAATTACATCTCAattctacaaaaaaaaaaaaaaaaccggtAGAGATGCAATAATGTAAATCTATGATCCATGAAGAAATTGGCATGGTGACTCAAATACCCTGGGGAAGCGACTTAAAGTTAAGACACAAAACTGCGGAACATACTATACACTCAGAAATTGTGTGTGCGTGCTGGTTGAGATCCTTACCCCATAATGCACAGAACAACTGGTGTTGGCTTGTTCCCCTTCCAGTCGCCCAATCCATCATGCTCCGGATGCGGGCGTCTCGACCAGATCTGAACGGACCACCTGAAGCAATCAATCAAACAGTGAGCAAAATTACAAGAAGAGTGGAACTAATTCGGGCAGTCGCACCCGTACAGTCGAGATCGCCGTAGTTGCAGCGGTCGACGAAATGGGGCAGGAACGTTGGATGCGCGTGGCTTCGATGACCAAGGGGTTTGGTTACTTCATCCAAACGCCTGCTTTTCCCCTCTCGGCCGTTGATCCCGCAGCTCGCCGGTGCCGCGACGCCCACACAGCCGCCTTCACTGCCCTCGTCATCTGGCATGGCAAGGCAGCGAGAGGCCGCGGCCTCCGTCGCTGAGGCACATGGAggagccgcccgcgccgcctGCGGTCGCCGAGCCACATGGATTAGCCGCCCCCACCGCCTCGGGAGCGCCGTGCTCCTTTCGACCTTTCCCTCTGCTCGATTCTCCTGTAGCCTATAAGACTTTCgagagtttttttaataatattattttactgGAAAATTGCTTAAATAATAAGCaaatttaaaaatctataaGAATATGTAACTGTCGGTACGCGAAATACAGACAAATGACATATTGGTACTCTGCATACCGACAACTTACGTGGCACTGGGTTCGGAGGCCTGTCGATACGCGGAATACAAAGGGCCTGTCGACATTCCGTATACCAATAGGACTCCGGGTAGACACCGATAAGGATGTCACGGTAGCCGAGACTCGACAAGTTTGTCGGTAAACAAAATGCTACCAACAAgcctatttttatttgatttttattgatAATGGGGGAATATCATGTAGGTAGGCACGATGTTGGGAGGATTCAAAATCTAAATTTATgaacaataatattttttagcataattatcatataatctagtatggaggttacatacgctgataaacagTACATGTGACATAGGGTTTATCGTCGCTGCACAAATGGACCATAAACAGATGATGACATAAAATGGTTCAAGAAAATGGACGAGGATTTTGCGAGATAGGACACGAAGAAAGAAAAGTCGTCTCGCGGGAAGGGTGGTTCAACAAGTGCAAACCATTGAGTATGTTACTGCCAATGTATTTCACGGTATGCATTTATGTGGTGCATGCTACGTGTATCGTACTATCGTAGTTGCCCTTTATGAGGGTGTTGTCATTTCGTGTTGTGGACTGTATCCCGATGTATGACTAGAAGCGATATTTCCCGATGTACTGCCTTAGTCTTATATAATTTTTCATTATATCGTGTTGTTTGTGTTTGAATAAATTGTACCATGTCATGTAACGTTGTATTATGTTTGCAAGGTGCTAGTGGTAAGGTTCATAATGCGAATGTTGACGATGTGGAAAGTTGCAAGCCTATGGCTTGTGACCCAACTCATCATGATTAAAGCTAagccgtgtggtcacttcgtgttcGAAGTCTGATTTAGAACAGAGTTCTTGTCATATCATGCTTAAAGCTGTGTCATGTAGTCACTCCGTGCATGAAGTGTGAGTCACAACAGAGATTCTGTGCTGACAgtaaggtgttgtcatttcatgcttaaagctcaGCATCACGCGTCACTGTAGCGTCATGGAGAAACCTGTGCATGAGTCAAAGTAGGGTTCGTATTTTGTAGAAGTGCAAAAGATTGCACATGGTACGCTTTGGGATGGAGTGAGAAcacaataataaaaatatgacTGATAATATAGTACGAACATAAACATCCTATATGACATGACAACcacataatagaaataacataaatatATCTACGTATTGTCTAGTGGTGCGCTCAAGGGGTGTCGCCATGGCCATGGACGCGCTTCTTGGGCATGCCCGCCGCCCTCCGCCGTCCAGCTATTCTGTGACGCACGTGATCAGTGGAGAACATAAAGGAGTCACGCGGAGGGTGTTGAGGTCGTGCAGCGTCTAGAGGGGTGGTAGGGTCAGGTTGCGTCCGACCATGTGGGAACAGAAAGGTTTGGTCCCGGGCGGTTTGACCAAGACACCAAATAGTCTGGCCACCAGACTTGTGTCAGTGCAATCACGGTCAGACCGTCTGGCCTTGACAGTCAGACTAGCCGACccatggtcagaccgccagctgAGTAGAGGCCCAAAAACCCTCTGTTCCACGACGGTTAGACCAGGCCAAACCTCCGATCAGACCGTCACACATGAAATCCAACAAAAAACCTTTTTTCTATACATCGGTCTGACCGGTCacttctggcggtcagaccgccacaacACAGAATAAGGGAAAGGCTTTGTTTTCATTGGATCCACTCAAACTAAATATACTCATCCTATATGAAATGaaagtttgagcaattgtgaCACTTTTGACATCTCAAGTAAACACACATCGTCGAGGATAAATCCCTGATAGTGATTCCAGGGTGTATCAAAcgacgggtgcgtgatcttttTTGGGATGTGTCTACTGAATCCGATTTTGAGGGTACTTGGATGATTGCGGAGGAACTCGGCGCCCGGgctgattcatttttgtatgaCGTTCGTTTCTGTCTTTGGACCGTCCGGTTCGACCCTCtcaggggtatttttgggtcctaggaggaaTATCGTAGGCTTGTCTGGAACCAGCTCCTGGGCTTTGTAATGACAGGCATTGACCTTCGGAGTGCCTGTATTGCTTAGGGAGGATCGCATCAAGCCGCTCGCGAGCAACATTCCTGGTGTTGAGGGAGACTCTTAGCACGACGAGCCTTTCGGTGGTGACCAGTGCTCGACCCGATTTAGAACTTACGGCCTTGTGGTCGTTAACCCTCGGGCACCTTTACCTTGTCATCGTGCGAGCGGGTTAGCTTTAGATCTCATCCCATCAATACGAGCGAGCAAGGCAATGACCTATTCTCCTTTattacccaattgtaaacctcggcgaggttagttgtcataattccaTAACGTGAACCATCAATATTCGCAATGAGTGCCCATTTGTCCAGTGATTCGTGTCTGATCTAGTCGGAGAAACACTTAACCCTCCTCCCACCCTTCCTTCTCCTGGTCACACTCTGCGGCTCAAGTGGTAAAGGCTCTAGGCCCTCGGGCTCTTCGTCCCTTGATACAACtggcttcttcaaaacttcatCCATATACTTACCAATTGATTTATCCAGTTCTTCCCATAATGCATCAAACTTCATCCTTTGGTTCTGGTTGCACAgcttcttaaaaagatccatcaacctcttactcctgaattgtttgtagaagtttgctcTGAGATACCGCATGCACCAACGGCTATACAAATTTGGCAACGACAAAACCCTGCCCGCACCACTCCACAATGTGTTGATGGCGTTCAACAAGCCTGCATGATGATCGTGAAGTGCACACACATTTGGCATGTTACCAACAACATCTCTCTTAACTCACTGCAAGAGCCACAATCAACTATCCGTAGACTCACGTTCAATGagtgcaaaagctaaaggcagaacctggttctcaccatctaccCCGATAGATGTGAGTATCTGTCCCTTGTATTTGCCTGTGAGGAATGTGCAGTCCACGCATATCAGCAGCCGACAATGTCTGAATGCCTCGATCATACACCCGAACGACTAGAACGACCGTTGaaggactcgatctccatcTTGATTGACAAAATTATGAGTAGCAATATAGGTGTCCGGGTTCCTCCCCTAAATAACCTCTAGTagtgaaggtaagttgtggTATGAGTCCTTAAATGTGTTAAACCTCTTCTTTAACACCTTTTGTTTTCCTCTCCATGCCATGTCATATAAAATCTCATATCCAAATTTGGTGTTGATGGTATGCATAACTCCAAACAGagacatactagtcttctttAAAATCTTTGGATACATCACATTTGCAACATAATCAGCGATCATGTTCCTATGCGTGCATTGAGGACGACTTAAGTTGCAAGTATGCGGCTCAACAATAGACGCTAACCATACTGTGTTACACCTCGATAAGAATCTATGAACTCGCCAAGTGCGACGTTCAGCTAAACAGTTGACGTCGTATGTCCAAGGATTAGATATTACCACCTTAAACTCTCTCTTCTCGgagaaacaccatctcttcactgcatgctgCAGATGGACCTTGTGATGAAACGTCTGGCATTTGGTCACCACGATGGAATCATACTCTCATGCTGACTCGTGTCCATCGTTCACTGTCAACTTCTCTAATGCAAAATTTGTCCATTCTTTCGGGATTCTTGCACCTGAGTCCACAAATGTGTGAAACTCGTTGTTATCTGTCTCCATCTGGTCCACTAATGCCTCGTCCCACTCTCCCTAATCAGCGTGTATCGTGGCCTGATTTCTTCCCCCTCGTTACATTCTTCTCTTGCAGTTTGTATCTCAACCGGTGCACTAGTCTGCAGGGGTACCTTTGGAAATACACTATCCTGCACCTTCTCGTGTACAACATTTTCACCAATAGCTTCTACAGTGCTAGGTCCGGCTTCTATCAACCAAAcatcactcgcttctacaaggatGCAATGGAAAAACCACGTCTACACTCAAGTGACACAAATTGTTGCCATTGCTTCAAACATGTAACCTCCAATAGCTCCCACTGCTAGCCGGTTTCTCGACATCTAGGAATCAGTACCTTCATCGTGAACCACTAATGTGTCAGACTAAGTTGCAACATATTATATAGCCAACACAACACTTAGGACCACAGAATCTCTCGCGGACTATGCAATTATGTGTCCACATACTGGTAGTTACTTAGATCCACCCCACTGTCACAATGCATGACATATCCAGGGCTGTAAAAAACTCTGAACCCCACTACAGTCAACATACTTGATTCAACAACCATATCATACTCCGTCAGGATCACACTATACCATTCTAAATGTATTGCTAtcaaaaaaattactcaatttcTATTCAAAATCATACTGCTATGAAATATTTGTACTACATATTTATAACAATTCGACTTCAAACTAATCTAC
This genomic interval carries:
- the LOC133921454 gene encoding uncharacterized protein LOC133921454 isoform X2, translated to MPDDEGSEGGCVGVAAPASCGINGREGKSRRLDEVTKPLGHRSHAHPTFLPHFVDRCNYGDLDCGPFRSGRDARIRSMMDWATGRGTSQHQLFCALWELYYNDKFNEE
- the LOC133921454 gene encoding uncharacterized protein LOC133921454 isoform X1, whose protein sequence is MPDDEGSEGGCVGVAAPASCGINGREGKSRRLDEVTKPLGHRSHAHPTFLPHFVDRCNYGDLDCTGGPFRSGRDARIRSMMDWATGRGTSQHQLFCALWELYYNDKFNEE
- the LOC133921453 gene encoding transcription factor EAT1-like; protein product: MIAGGGYFDGSHDPILMAGSMIHDSSQSSIYDNTNAEQQNFRVTNFSMEDLSNPANLSSEPARAINHFQHQLGIDIEQDHSGHIIQEVPPVETANLVPANYGVQDHILSHQIGEGPHNITVEQQILDYNAVSYPNGAYAAAHDLLNVLQIQRCSLTPEFPSTEHIFGDPAHTTVNHLDMNNDLPGVEIYESSMMFSDSTLQLGYNATQSHLLKDLYHSLPQNYGLFTSDDERDGMIGVPGVSGNIFHEIDGRQFESPILGSRRQKGGFGKGKGKANFATERERREQLNVKYGALRSLFPNPTKNDRASIVGDAIEYINELNRTVKELKILVEKKNSTDRRKMIKLDDEAADDGESSSMQPVRDDQNNQMNGAIRSSWVQRRSKECDVDVRIVDDEINIKFTEKKRANSLVCAAKVLEEFHLELIHVVGGIIGDHHIFMFNTKIPKGSSVYACAVAKKLLEAVEMKHQALNIFN
- the LOC133921454 gene encoding uncharacterized protein LOC133921454 isoform X3; this translates as MPDDEGSEGGCVGVAAPASCGINGREGKSRRLDEVTKPLGHRSHAHPTFLPHFVDRCNYGDLDCTGGPFRSGRDARIRSMMDWATGRGTSQHQLFCALWGPAVLL
- the LOC133921454 gene encoding uncharacterized protein LOC133921454 isoform X4, translating into MPDDEGSEGGCVGVAAPASCGINGREGKSRRLDEVTKPLGHRSHAHPTFLPHFVDRCNYGDLDCGPFRSGRDARIRSMMDWATGRGTSQHQLFCALWGPAVLL